CTTCAGCGTGTCCGGGTCGAGGAAGGCGCACGCGTCGAGCCAGACACGCTCGCCCTCGAACGGCGCGACGGGCTTCGGGGGCTTGCGAATGCCGACCAGGAAGGCGGGGCGGCCGTCGATCCCCGCGACCTCGTGCCCGTCGACCGTCGTGGCGCGGTCGCCGTCGGCCGCGAACAGCCGCGGGACGAGCGCGTCGCCGAGGCCCGCGTCGACGAACCCGCGGACCTCGTCGCGCGAGAGCGGGACGAGGTGGTACGCGTCGTCGAGCGCGCGGTAGCGTCCCTCGCGCTCGCGGTCGTCGGGGGCGCCCAGCGGCCGCCAGTCGAGACAGCAGCCGGCACAGCCCTCGCAGTTCACGTCCATGCCACCGCTAACTGACGCCGGCTCCGCGCAAGAAGCTGTCCCCGGTCGGCGAGCCGCGGGCTTATGCCCGCGCCGTCCCGAGCGGTTCCATGAGCAAGCAGCGCTGCGACGGGTGCGACCGGCGCGTCCGTCTCGGCGGCGGGATCGGCGACCTCTGGTCGTTCGAGACCGGGAGCACCGACGGCCTGACGCTGGAGCTTTCGGACGGCTCCGAGCACTTCCTGTGTTACGACTGCATCGAGGGGCTGCCCGACGACGAGGAGGTCACCCGCGGGCACGTCGAGGCGCTTCCGGGGGACGGCGACGAGTGAGGACCGCCGACGACGAGAACCGCTCGGGGCCGACGACGGGTTCCACCATTCGACACGCTTACCCGCCGGCCGCCGATTCGGTCTGACGACCGTGGACCCCGATCGGATCGGCTCCGAGTTCCCCGCACCCTCCTTCCGCGGCGCCCAGGAGCGGGCGCTCTCGGACATCGCGGACGCGTTCGCCGCCGGCAACCGCGTCGTCCTCGTGCGCGCCCCGACCGGCAGCGGGAAGTCGCTGCTCGCGCGGGCCATCGCAGGCGCCGCCCGCGGCGTCGAGGAGGCGAGCCCCTCGGAGGCGACGGGCGCGTACTAC
This genomic stretch from Halobaculum roseum harbors:
- a CDS encoding DUF7561 family protein — encoded protein: MSKQRCDGCDRRVRLGGGIGDLWSFETGSTDGLTLELSDGSEHFLCYDCIEGLPDDEEVTRGHVEALPGDGDE